AACAGTTTCAACTCCTCCTATTGTATGAAGTAAGAATAATCCATCATCTTTTAAGAAGCTAGTTGAACATTCAAAAAATTCTTTATAGTTTAGTGGTCCTACATGCTCTATCATTCCAATTGATACAACTCTATCGTATTTTTCTGTAGGAACATATTCTCTATAGTCTGTTAACACAAAATTAACATCTAATCCTTTACATTTCTCAATTCCTAACTTAACTTGTTCTTTTGATAAAGTTAAACCATCACAAACAACTCCATAGTGCTCAGCTGCATATTTCATAAATGAACCCCATCCACAACCAATATCTAATACTCTCATTCCTTTTTTTAGCCCCATTTTTTTACAAACAAGGTCTAATTTTTGTTCTTGAGCTACATCTAAAGAATCACTATCTTTAAAGTAAGCACATGTATAAGTCATATATTTATCTAACATAGGTTCAAAGATGTCATTTCCAATATCATAATGAAAAGGGACGTCTTTTTTTGTCCTTAATATACTTTGTGGATTTATTAAAGTTTTAAGTTTTTCTTTTCCTAATAATAATTTTTCTTTTCCTGTTATTTTCTTATCTAAATCTGCTTTTAAAACTCTATTTATCATTTCATCTAGTTGATTACAATCCCAAAGATGATCCATATATCCTTCTCCAAATCCAAGTGATCCAGATTCTAATATTTTAGTGAAAACTGTTTCATCATTTATTTTTATATCCCATGGTCTATCACCATTTAATTTAATGTCTGCTTTATATAATAATTCCTCAAATAATTTATATTTT
This sequence is a window from Psychrilyobacter atlanticus DSM 19335. Protein-coding genes within it:
- the cfa gene encoding cyclopropane fatty acyl phospholipid synthase, yielding MKSPKYKLFEELLYKADIKLNGDRPWDIKINDETVFTKILESGSLGFGEGYMDHLWDCNQLDEMINRVLKADLDKKITGKEKLLLGKEKLKTLINPQSILRTKKDVPFHYDIGNDIFEPMLDKYMTYTCAYFKDSDSLDVAQEQKLDLVCKKMGLKKGMRVLDIGCGWGSFMKYAAEHYGVVCDGLTLSKEQVKLGIEKCKGLDVNFVLTDYREYVPTEKYDRVVSIGMIEHVGPLNYKEFFECSTSFLKDDGLFLLHTIGGVETVKSCDPWIRKYIFPNGVIPSVAQLGSSMENIFNIEDFHNIGPDYDKTLVKWYENFENSWKNLEEKYGDKFYRMWKYYLLSCAGAFRSRKLNTWQLVLSKIGTEKQEYSRAI